One segment of Saprospiraceae bacterium DNA contains the following:
- a CDS encoding GlmU family protein: MNIILFDSDARNHLLPLTATRPMGELRVGVLTLREKWERMLRGSASYITQEYLQEKFPIHIEDENLIVNAGVLPNEKLCRRIKELKPSEALLLDGELVAARLNEHQFEQLIEDEEVHSLQGTELDAEIPVVEIKQLWELTLLNKQAIPDDFALLTKGRKSQPISDTNRVVGPIQNLFVEEGVTMECCTLNVTTGPIYIGKNTELMEGVALRGPVAIGADTIIKMGAKIYGPTTIGPGCRVGGEVTRSIMLANSNKAHDGFLGDAVLGEWCNIGADTNNSNLKNNYGEVKLWNYETERFEKTGQQFVGLIMGDHSKCGINTMFNTGTVIGVFANVFGAGFLRNFIPDFAWGGDGGGYRTYKFADACTTAAVVMARRNQQFTDLDKAIFYHVYDRTMKFRSWEK; encoded by the coding sequence ATGAATATCATCTTGTTCGACTCCGACGCTCGCAATCACCTGCTGCCACTCACGGCCACCCGACCGATGGGAGAGCTGAGAGTAGGCGTACTCACGTTGCGCGAAAAATGGGAGCGTATGCTGCGTGGCTCTGCCTCCTACATCACGCAGGAGTATCTTCAGGAAAAATTTCCCATCCACATCGAAGATGAAAATCTAATTGTCAACGCGGGTGTGCTGCCGAATGAAAAACTCTGCCGGCGCATCAAGGAGTTGAAACCCAGCGAGGCCTTGTTGCTCGATGGGGAATTGGTGGCGGCTCGTCTCAACGAACATCAATTTGAGCAATTGATTGAGGATGAGGAGGTGCATTCGCTACAGGGGACGGAATTGGATGCCGAAATTCCAGTGGTCGAGATAAAGCAACTGTGGGAGCTGACCTTGCTCAACAAACAAGCCATACCCGACGATTTCGCCCTGCTGACGAAAGGCCGCAAATCGCAACCTATCTCAGACACCAATCGTGTCGTAGGCCCTATTCAAAATTTGTTTGTGGAAGAAGGGGTGACGATGGAGTGCTGCACGCTCAATGTCACCACCGGGCCGATATACATTGGCAAAAACACCGAGTTGATGGAAGGGGTTGCCTTGCGCGGCCCGGTAGCCATCGGCGCGGACACGATTATCAAGATGGGCGCAAAAATATACGGCCCCACCACCATCGGCCCTGGCTGCCGGGTGGGCGGGGAGGTGACTCGTTCGATTATGCTTGCCAATTCGAACAAGGCTCATGATGGCTTTTTGGGCGATGCGGTGTTGGGCGAGTGGTGCAACATCGGTGCGGACACCAACAATTCCAATTTGAAAAACAACTATGGCGAGGTAAAACTGTGGAATTACGAGACCGAGCGTTTTGAAAAAACTGGCCAGCAGTTCGTCGGCCTCATCATGGGCGACCACTCGAAGTGCGGAATCAACACGATGTTCAATACTGGCACAGTGATAGGGGTGTTTGCCAATGTGTTTGGTGCAGGTTTTTTGCGCAACTTTATCCCCGATTTTGCATGGGGCGGCGACGGCGGTGGCTATCGAACCTATAAATTCGCCGATGCCTGCACCACTGCTGCCGTTGTGATGGCGCGCCGCAACCAACAATTCACAGACCTAGACAAGGCTATTTTCTACCACGTTTATGACCGGACGATGAAATTCCGCTCGTGGGAAAAATAA
- a CDS encoding type B 50S ribosomal protein L31 — protein MKKDIHPGSYRMVVFKDISTDEAFLSKSCVNTKDTIVWEDGKEYPLVKMEISAYSHPFFTGKMKFVDTAGRIDKFNKKFAKFAK, from the coding sequence ATGAAAAAAGATATCCATCCCGGCAGCTATCGCATGGTGGTGTTCAAAGACATCTCGACGGACGAGGCTTTTCTGAGCAAGTCCTGTGTGAACACCAAAGACACCATCGTGTGGGAAGACGGCAAAGAGTATCCGCTCGTGAAAATGGAAATTTCGGCATACAGCCATCCGTTTTTCACTGGCAAAATGAAATTTGTGGACACGGCTGGCCGTATTGACAAATTCAACAAGAAATTCGCAAAGTTTGCGAAATGA
- the coaE gene encoding dephospho-CoA kinase (Dephospho-CoA kinase (CoaE) performs the final step in coenzyme A biosynthesis.), which produces MLVPHPHCLRVGITGGIGSGKSLVCRMFGTLGVPVYYADLWAKYLIDTDAEIIEGIKAIFGQEAYSASGEYNRAYVAKIAFEVPEKLAALNALVHPAVERHSRAWHDDWAAAGQPYTLKEAALMVESGSHRHLDVLIVVTAPERLRIERVMRRDGLSAEQVRARMNHQLPEAEKVRLADFVIENDGQHALIPQVWAIHRAILGKR; this is translated from the coding sequence ATGCTCGTTCCTCACCCTCACTGTCTTCGCGTCGGCATCACTGGCGGCATTGGCAGCGGGAAAAGCCTTGTGTGCCGGATGTTTGGCACCTTGGGGGTGCCTGTTTACTATGCCGATTTGTGGGCAAAGTACCTGATAGATACCGACGCTGAAATAATAGAGGGCATCAAGGCTATTTTTGGTCAGGAAGCATATAGCGCATCGGGCGAGTACAACCGCGCTTATGTTGCAAAAATCGCCTTTGAAGTACCCGAAAAGTTGGCGGCCCTGAATGCCTTGGTGCATCCGGCTGTGGAGCGGCACAGTCGCGCATGGCACGACGATTGGGCAGCTGCTGGTCAGCCCTACACGCTCAAGGAGGCTGCTTTGATGGTAGAAAGTGGCAGCCATCGGCACCTTGACGTGCTGATAGTGGTCACCGCGCCGGAGCGGTTGCGCATAGAGCGCGTGATGCGACGCGATGGTTTGAGTGCCGAGCAGGTGCGAGCACGCATGAATCACCAGCTTCCCGAAGCGGAAAAGGTGCGGCTTGCTGATTTCGTCATCGAAAACGACGGGCAGCACGCGCTGATTCCGCAAGTGTGGGCGATTCATCGGGCTATTTTGGGAAAACGTTGA
- a CDS encoding TraB/GumN family protein, producing MTKNSLLWKITPPDGGPASYLFGTMHVRDLRAFGWLETAKRHIDACETFATEFDFSDADETALAEALRLPNGATLDTLLKPSVWKNLDFYCRKKLGCTAEIMRSQHPMAVMTALSTAFLTDESAHSLDEALWHHARAVGKKTTGVETFADQLETLRKIPLEQHLKSLTWLLKNYGRQKRRLKKMMGWYASGDIRQLYQAAKKDAKGMRRVLLYERNKLMAGRFAEIAREHTLFCAVGAGHLAGGKGMLRLLKKAGFKVKPVQLDQAR from the coding sequence ATGACCAAAAACTCCCTACTCTGGAAAATAACACCTCCCGACGGAGGCCCCGCCTCATACTTGTTTGGCACAATGCACGTGCGCGACCTGCGGGCATTTGGCTGGCTCGAAACGGCCAAACGCCACATAGATGCTTGCGAAACATTTGCCACCGAATTCGATTTTTCGGATGCCGACGAAACGGCCCTTGCCGAGGCGCTTCGACTGCCCAACGGCGCCACATTAGACACCCTGCTCAAACCCAGCGTTTGGAAAAACCTGGATTTTTACTGCCGCAAAAAACTAGGCTGCACGGCCGAAATAATGCGCTCCCAGCACCCAATGGCCGTGATGACGGCTCTTTCGACCGCTTTCCTGACCGATGAATCGGCACATTCTCTGGATGAGGCGCTATGGCATCACGCGCGCGCTGTCGGCAAAAAAACAACGGGTGTGGAAACCTTCGCCGACCAACTCGAAACGCTCCGCAAAATCCCGCTTGAGCAGCACCTGAAAAGCCTGACTTGGCTCTTGAAAAACTACGGGCGCCAAAAACGCCGCCTCAAAAAAATGATGGGTTGGTATGCCTCCGGCGACATTCGGCAACTCTACCAAGCTGCCAAAAAAGACGCAAAGGGAATGCGCCGCGTGTTGCTCTACGAGCGAAACAAACTGATGGCCGGGCGCTTTGCGGAAATCGCCCGCGAGCACACGCTCTTCTGCGCTGTTGGCGCAGGTCATCTGGCAGGCGGCAAGGGAATGTTGAGACTGTTGAAAAAAGCGGGGTTCAAAGTAAAACCCGTCCAACTTGACCAAGCCCGATGA
- a CDS encoding WbqC family protein — protein sequence MMIPLLSIAYLPPIAWCAVAWQNDAVAIDAHENYQKGSLRNRCHIAGPNGVQRLSIPLAKGKHQQTPIRDVRIAYDEPWQRQHWRSIQTAYGNAPFFEHYADHIAPFYERRYAFLFDYNLELLTFVLQKKLGWAGNFQFSETFFPPHQWPHGADSRRLVNAGPTEDASWLSPARYLQVFEERSGFLPNLSVLDLLFCCGKRGGEVLGKTFFNF from the coding sequence ATGATGATTCCCTTGCTTTCCATAGCCTATTTGCCCCCCATCGCGTGGTGCGCTGTTGCTTGGCAAAACGATGCTGTGGCCATAGACGCACATGAAAACTATCAAAAAGGGTCGCTGCGCAACCGATGCCACATCGCAGGCCCCAACGGGGTGCAGCGCCTGAGCATCCCCTTGGCGAAAGGCAAACACCAACAGACCCCCATTCGAGACGTTCGCATCGCCTACGACGAGCCGTGGCAGCGCCAACATTGGCGAAGCATCCAGACGGCTTATGGCAACGCCCCTTTTTTTGAGCATTATGCCGACCATATCGCGCCATTTTACGAGCGGCGCTATGCGTTTTTGTTCGACTACAACCTCGAACTGTTGACCTTTGTCCTTCAGAAAAAACTTGGCTGGGCAGGCAATTTTCAATTCAGCGAGACTTTTTTCCCGCCGCATCAATGGCCGCACGGCGCTGATTCGCGCAGGCTCGTGAATGCTGGGCCGACCGAAGATGCCTCATGGTTGTCGCCCGCCCGCTACCTGCAAGTCTTCGAGGAGCGCAGCGGTTTTTTGCCCAATTTGTCTGTGCTGGATTTGCTATTTTGTTGTGGAAAACGGGGAGGGGAGGTATTGGGCAAAACATTTTTCAATTTTTAG
- a CDS encoding T9SS type A sorting domain-containing protein: MKKRTHDIFGLLLLGLLAFAAIWVAQYKKNNEDAGRSTRLQQRVAGRFEQEFLMTRDPAINAVPRERLLKAYAKAQEKRAEMAFKDSAIPIYWEERGPNNVGGRTRGLIFDASDPTWRTVWAAGVSGGLWRTTNIDAPAPTWTLINDFFENLNITTIAQDPSNLSRLYFGTGEQGFAFGIERGMGIWRSEDGGANWTLLPSTLPSAMNPNFNNVNKIVVDNAGTVYAATTRGLFRSTDNGNSWTEILGAGNGAIQDNVQDFEIAANGDFYAGVRSDGIYRFRAGAWGKLTTDLPTLGNYGRVELACAPNDANVLYAAFEDLTQTDGTNPCLTIVHSTNGGDNWTPRTVPALGPFCWYALVLAVDPNNSNRVWAGDVSLFVSGDAGVMWTGIGGVHVDHHVIVYRPGNSDEVIFGNDGGVYRSTNGSAAVPTLIPRNDGYNVTQFYANTLHPNSGSNYMLGGTQDNGTQRFTLPGLSSTDEPTGNDGAFCFIDRDDPNIQITGSQNRRFFISTNGGASFGNLLGGKNGTLFITPAEYDDTNDILYISESRDTLGRISDIGGANTLTFERITQLNNARISALTISPNTANRLFVASEAGRFLRVDNADQAGAITVTTLTTPVNGFISCIVVENGDDNHIIVTCSNFGTNSVLESTDGGVTWVDLDDDLPDMPVRWAMFHPFDNTKFILATEIGVWSTDQLDGTNTQWWPTNNFGLANVRVDMLRYRSSDHLVAAATHGRGMYTTDYFTLLNTCVANLNVPGAIAPGIYMARDVVSSDGTISPGTKVIFHAGEYVSLTPNFWAQAGSDFWALILACGIGPKQPDEQEKLTASSAAMRENNPFAASGKLHLRCYPNPTTYRLLVEYDLPSDGTYSLYVRSLQGHLIETFAADDFRMAGQYTLSLDALNYSAGMYVLTLQTANSAVSERFVVAK, translated from the coding sequence ATGAAAAAAAGAACACACGATATCTTCGGCTTATTGCTGCTGGGCCTGTTGGCCTTCGCCGCTATATGGGTAGCCCAATATAAAAAAAACAACGAAGACGCGGGCCGTAGCACTCGATTGCAACAGCGCGTGGCCGGGCGTTTTGAGCAAGAATTTCTCATGACCCGCGACCCGGCCATCAATGCCGTGCCACGCGAGCGCCTGCTGAAGGCTTATGCCAAGGCACAGGAAAAACGCGCCGAAATGGCCTTCAAGGACAGCGCCATCCCGATTTACTGGGAAGAGCGCGGCCCCAACAACGTGGGCGGTCGCACGCGCGGCCTCATATTCGATGCCAGCGACCCCACTTGGCGCACTGTGTGGGCAGCCGGCGTTTCGGGCGGGTTGTGGCGCACCACCAACATTGATGCCCCCGCACCCACTTGGACTTTGATAAACGACTTCTTCGAAAACCTCAACATCACCACCATCGCTCAAGACCCTTCCAACCTCAGCCGGCTCTATTTCGGAACGGGCGAACAGGGCTTTGCCTTTGGCATCGAGCGCGGCATGGGCATCTGGCGCTCGGAGGACGGAGGCGCCAACTGGACGCTGCTGCCCTCCACGCTACCTTCGGCCATGAACCCCAACTTCAACAACGTGAACAAAATAGTGGTGGACAACGCCGGCACGGTGTACGCCGCCACGACCCGCGGGCTGTTCCGCTCCACCGACAATGGCAACAGCTGGACGGAAATACTCGGCGCAGGCAACGGTGCCATACAAGACAATGTGCAGGATTTTGAAATCGCCGCCAATGGCGACTTTTATGCCGGCGTGCGCAGCGATGGTATCTATCGTTTTAGGGCAGGTGCTTGGGGCAAACTGACCACCGATTTGCCCACTTTGGGCAACTATGGCCGCGTCGAATTGGCTTGCGCCCCCAACGATGCCAACGTGCTCTACGCCGCCTTCGAGGATTTGACCCAGACGGATGGCACCAACCCCTGCCTGACCATCGTCCATTCGACCAACGGCGGCGACAACTGGACCCCGCGCACCGTGCCGGCACTTGGCCCCTTTTGCTGGTATGCGCTGGTGCTGGCCGTGGACCCCAACAACTCCAACCGGGTGTGGGCGGGCGATGTGAGCCTGTTCGTTTCTGGCGATGCGGGTGTGATGTGGACAGGTATCGGTGGTGTGCACGTTGACCACCATGTCATTGTGTATCGCCCCGGCAATTCTGACGAAGTCATTTTTGGCAACGATGGGGGTGTGTACAGAAGCACCAACGGCTCCGCTGCCGTCCCGACGCTGATACCTAGAAACGACGGGTACAACGTGACGCAATTCTACGCCAACACCTTGCACCCAAATAGCGGCTCCAACTATATGCTCGGCGGCACACAGGACAACGGCACACAGCGATTCACGCTCCCCGGGCTGAGCAGCACCGATGAGCCTACGGGCAACGACGGGGCTTTTTGCTTCATTGACCGCGACGACCCGAACATCCAAATCACTGGCTCGCAGAATCGCCGATTTTTTATTTCCACCAATGGAGGCGCCTCGTTTGGCAACCTGCTGGGCGGAAAAAACGGCACCCTCTTCATCACGCCAGCCGAATATGACGACACCAACGACATTCTTTACATCTCGGAAAGCAGGGACACCTTAGGGCGCATTTCGGATATAGGCGGGGCCAACACCCTCACTTTTGAGCGCATCACGCAGTTGAACAACGCACGCATCAGCGCCCTCACCATCTCGCCCAATACCGCCAACCGACTGTTCGTCGCCAGCGAGGCCGGGCGTTTCCTGCGCGTGGACAATGCCGACCAAGCAGGTGCCATCACCGTCACCACGCTGACCACGCCCGTCAACGGTTTCATATCCTGCATCGTGGTGGAGAATGGTGACGACAATCACATCATCGTCACCTGCTCCAATTTCGGCACCAACAGCGTGCTGGAATCCACCGACGGCGGCGTCACTTGGGTGGACTTGGACGACGACTTGCCCGATATGCCAGTGCGTTGGGCGATGTTTCACCCTTTCGACAACACCAAATTCATACTCGCCACCGAAATCGGGGTGTGGAGCACCGACCAACTCGACGGCACTAACACTCAATGGTGGCCGACCAACAATTTTGGCCTCGCCAATGTGCGCGTGGATATGCTCCGCTACCGCAGCTCCGACCACCTCGTGGCCGCCGCCACGCACGGGCGCGGCATGTACACTACCGACTACTTCACGTTGCTCAATACTTGTGTGGCCAACCTCAACGTGCCAGGGGCCATCGCGCCGGGCATCTACATGGCTAGGGACGTGGTCAGTTCCGACGGAACCATCAGCCCGGGCACCAAGGTCATTTTCCATGCGGGCGAATATGTGAGCCTAACCCCCAACTTTTGGGCACAAGCGGGGAGCGATTTTTGGGCGCTGATTTTGGCGTGTGGCATCGGCCCAAAACAGCCCGATGAACAGGAAAAACTGACCGCATCAAGCGCCGCCATGAGGGAAAACAACCCGTTTGCCGCTTCGGGCAAGCTGCATTTGCGATGCTACCCCAACCCAACCACCTATAGGCTGTTGGTGGAATACGACCTGCCTTCCGACGGGACTTACAGCCTCTATGTGCGCAGCCTGCAAGGACACCTCATAGAGACTTTTGCCGCCGACGATTTCAGGATGGCGGGCCAATACACCCTATCATTAGATGCCTTGAATTACAGCGCAGGGATGTACGTCCTGACCTTGCAGACGGCGAATTCAGCCGTGTCGGAGCGGTTCGTCGTGGCAAAGTGA
- a CDS encoding zinc-dependent metalloprotease: MNHKSLAIIVLCCGLVVGSQAQVPNELRQPSSDGLWKDVREIALPKYGKETPLLPEKFRLLALDFEQMKRILAGTSKQKGIRITLEIPFPDGTLQRFAVENDPAMHPELAAKFPDINSYSGVGLSDPLAKIYFAFSPVGLHAIVLSTGKNPVIVEPIQKGDAVHHINYFDRDFQSQHEMMSCFTPDAPELRTAVDNRNTAAGDCQLRNYRLAIATSGEFTAANITPADPTGVNNTMANINALVTVINGVFINELSIRLQLVANNNLLILTDPATDGFTNGNQNTMAAENQAVVDGIIGNANYDIARAFGTTATANSASGVALQLGNVCVNAIKANGATVMNPANPTIGGFATLEMHEIGHQFGARHTFNEATASTCGNAGQLDIISSFEPGSGSTIMSYAGTCAPNNVQGNRDRYFHAINLQEIGNYVTVGNGSTCPTITPIANNQPAVNAGANFTVPVSTPFRLTATSNDPDGDPLTFCWEQMDNQLILHPPASNVTMGPVFRTFPPAPTPTRYFPQLPVILGNTTTSTWEVLPSVSRTMNFRVTVRDNAPAAGCTDEDDMVVTFDANAGPFRVTGIGPDDDCLFADDNTLITWDVANTTAAPINCANVDIWLSLDGGFTYPTLLAGSLPNNGSASVYVPATAITQLGRIMVICSDNIFLNVNQKDILIDCPGNITVTDNPASGTYQSRVYLETSGPVVVVPSTSARFFAGQEIVLKDGFWAQQGCDFIARIQTCNPCASPKPESLADEKANPNVYFYEDETNLRNQSEVNFSTPEVAVSPNPFNHHLSINFELKEPGRVQIQLIDFTGRLVQTVYQNNNQAAGQHSITVPTHHLPNGIYSCRLVAPFGQKQVSVVKVD, encoded by the coding sequence ATGAACCACAAGTCATTAGCAATCATAGTCTTGTGCTGCGGGCTGGTCGTAGGCTCGCAGGCACAGGTGCCAAACGAACTTAGGCAGCCGTCAAGCGATGGGCTGTGGAAAGACGTGCGGGAGATTGCGCTCCCAAAATACGGCAAAGAGACACCGCTGCTACCTGAAAAATTTAGGCTTTTGGCGTTGGATTTTGAGCAAATGAAAAGAATACTCGCAGGCACCTCTAAACAAAAAGGTATCCGAATCACCCTTGAAATACCTTTTCCAGACGGAACACTTCAACGGTTCGCGGTGGAAAACGACCCGGCGATGCACCCCGAGCTGGCCGCCAAATTCCCGGATATCAATTCTTACAGCGGCGTTGGCCTAAGCGACCCGTTAGCAAAAATCTATTTCGCTTTCAGCCCGGTGGGACTTCATGCCATTGTACTTTCTACTGGGAAAAATCCGGTCATTGTGGAACCAATCCAAAAAGGCGACGCGGTGCATCACATCAACTATTTTGACAGGGATTTTCAGTCCCAACATGAGATGATGAGCTGCTTTACACCTGATGCGCCCGAGCTTCGCACTGCGGTGGACAATCGGAACACCGCTGCGGGAGACTGCCAGCTGCGCAACTACCGCCTTGCCATTGCGACTTCTGGGGAATTCACTGCCGCCAACATCACACCAGCCGACCCCACAGGCGTGAACAACACGATGGCCAACATCAATGCTTTGGTCACTGTCATCAACGGCGTTTTTATCAACGAGCTGAGCATTCGGCTTCAATTGGTGGCCAACAACAACCTGCTGATTTTGACCGACCCGGCTACCGATGGCTTCACCAACGGCAACCAAAACACCATGGCTGCCGAAAACCAAGCCGTCGTGGACGGCATCATCGGAAACGCCAATTACGACATCGCTCGCGCTTTTGGCACTACGGCAACTGCCAACTCGGCATCAGGCGTGGCGCTGCAGCTCGGCAATGTGTGCGTGAACGCCATCAAAGCAAACGGAGCGACCGTGATGAACCCCGCCAACCCGACCATCGGAGGTTTTGCCACTTTGGAAATGCACGAAATCGGCCACCAATTCGGCGCGAGGCATACGTTCAACGAAGCAACGGCAAGCACCTGTGGCAACGCAGGCCAATTGGACATCATCTCGTCGTTCGAGCCGGGAAGCGGCTCCACCATCATGTCGTACGCGGGCACCTGCGCCCCGAACAACGTGCAAGGCAATCGAGACCGTTATTTCCACGCCATCAACCTACAAGAAATAGGCAACTATGTGACGGTGGGCAACGGCAGCACCTGCCCCACCATCACACCTATTGCCAACAACCAGCCCGCCGTGAACGCGGGAGCGAATTTTACCGTCCCCGTGAGCACGCCATTCAGACTGACTGCTACCAGCAACGACCCCGACGGCGACCCGCTCACGTTCTGCTGGGAGCAGATGGACAACCAGTTGATTCTCCATCCGCCAGCTTCCAACGTCACGATGGGGCCTGTTTTTCGCACGTTCCCACCCGCGCCCACCCCCACCCGCTATTTTCCTCAGTTGCCTGTTATTTTGGGCAACACCACGACTTCTACATGGGAAGTGTTGCCGAGCGTGTCGCGTACCATGAATTTCAGGGTGACGGTGCGGGACAACGCCCCCGCAGCTGGTTGCACCGACGAGGATGATATGGTGGTCACATTCGACGCGAACGCCGGGCCGTTCAGGGTGACAGGCATTGGCCCCGACGACGATTGCCTATTTGCCGACGACAACACGCTCATCACTTGGGACGTGGCCAACACCACAGCCGCGCCCATCAATTGCGCCAACGTTGACATTTGGCTATCACTCGACGGTGGGTTCACCTACCCCACTTTGCTGGCGGGCAGCTTACCCAACAATGGCTCGGCCTCGGTATATGTGCCTGCCACCGCCATCACCCAATTGGGCAGAATCATGGTGATTTGCTCTGACAACATCTTCCTGAATGTCAATCAAAAGGACATTCTGATTGATTGCCCCGGCAATATCACCGTGACCGACAACCCCGCCAGCGGCACCTACCAGTCGAGGGTGTACCTCGAAACATCCGGCCCAGTCGTCGTGGTGCCGTCCACGTCCGCAAGATTTTTTGCGGGACAAGAAATCGTTTTGAAAGATGGTTTTTGGGCGCAACAAGGCTGCGACTTTATCGCAAGAATTCAAACCTGCAACCCCTGCGCCAGTCCGAAACCAGAAAGTCTCGCGGACGAAAAGGCGAATCCCAACGTGTATTTCTACGAGGATGAAACCAACCTGCGCAATCAAAGCGAGGTAAATTTCTCCACGCCGGAAGTAGCGGTGTCGCCCAATCCCTTCAACCATCATCTGAGCATCAACTTTGAGTTGAAAGAACCGGGCAGGGTGCAAATCCAACTGATTGATTTCACAGGCAGGCTCGTTCAGACGGTTTATCAAAACAACAACCAAGCAGCAGGCCAGCACAGCATCACGGTGCCAACCCATCATTTGCCAAACGGCATATACAGTTGCAGGCTCGTCGCGCCTTTCGGGCAAAAACAAGTGAGCGTGGTCAAGGTGGATTGA
- a CDS encoding DNA-3-methyladenine glycosylase, translated as MRLPVDFYTRPDVVQIARDLLGKVLLTEFDGVRTAGRITETEAYRAPDDRACHAYNNRRTARTEVMFWQGGRAYIYLCYGIHHLFNVVTAEEGVAHAVLIRAVEPLEGVDVMARRRNLSYLDWGQHSAPNTRVLQRLSVGPGALSQALGLKTKWTGQSLFAADSPIWIEDDGCLIPPATIASGRRIGVDYAGECAEWPWRFWLKYSPFVKKS; from the coding sequence ATGCGACTCCCCGTTGATTTTTATACCCGTCCAGATGTGGTGCAGATTGCCCGCGACTTGCTCGGCAAAGTGTTGCTGACCGAGTTTGACGGTGTGCGCACGGCCGGACGCATCACCGAGACGGAGGCCTACCGTGCGCCCGACGACCGTGCCTGTCATGCCTACAACAATCGGCGCACGGCCCGCACCGAAGTGATGTTTTGGCAAGGCGGCCGTGCGTATATCTATCTGTGCTATGGGATTCACCATCTGTTCAACGTGGTCACTGCTGAGGAGGGTGTCGCACATGCGGTATTGATACGCGCCGTGGAACCGCTCGAAGGGGTAGATGTCATGGCGCGTCGTCGCAACCTTTCATATCTTGATTGGGGGCAGCATTCCGCGCCCAATACAAGGGTCTTGCAACGCCTTTCAGTGGGGCCGGGCGCTTTGTCGCAAGCACTGGGGCTGAAAACCAAATGGACAGGGCAAAGCCTTTTTGCTGCGGATTCGCCAATATGGATAGAGGATGACGGATGTTTGATTCCGCCCGCAACAATTGCGTCGGGTCGGCGCATCGGCGTGGACTATGCCGGGGAATGTGCCGAGTGGCCTTGGCGGTTTTGGTTGAAATACTCTCCCTTTGTGAAAAAAAGTTGA
- a CDS encoding AhpC/TSA family protein: MTETPLLPPPTFWSEMVTLNGGESLAKISDERPVLLVFLRFFGCSFCREAISDIAKRRNKLEKRGLRIVFVHMAPEQETAEKFFKKYKLFPIDHIADPDKRFYRAFGLGRGTPQQLFGLMNWIRGFQAAVIEGHGATYHNEELGDGFQMPGVFVLYRGEIRNSFIHRYAHDRPDYEEICQI; this comes from the coding sequence ATGACCGAGACACCCTTACTTCCGCCACCCACTTTTTGGAGTGAAATGGTGACGTTGAACGGCGGCGAGTCGTTAGCAAAAATATCTGACGAGCGCCCGGTGTTGCTTGTGTTTCTGCGCTTTTTCGGCTGCTCTTTTTGTCGGGAAGCCATTAGCGACATCGCCAAGCGACGCAACAAGTTGGAAAAGCGCGGCTTGCGCATCGTATTCGTGCACATGGCCCCAGAGCAGGAAACGGCGGAGAAGTTTTTTAAGAAATATAAGTTGTTTCCCATTGACCATATCGCCGACCCCGACAAGCGGTTTTACCGAGCGTTTGGGTTGGGACGCGGCACTCCGCAACAGTTGTTTGGCCTGATGAATTGGATTCGCGGCTTTCAAGCCGCCGTCATCGAAGGGCACGGAGCCACCTATCACAACGAAGAGCTCGGCGATGGCTTTCAGATGCCTGGCGTGTTTGTGCTCTATCGAGGCGAAATCCGCAACTCGTTCATCCATCGCTACGCGCACGACAGACCGGACTACGAGGAAATTTGCCAAATCTGA